In Rosa chinensis cultivar Old Blush chromosome 1, RchiOBHm-V2, whole genome shotgun sequence, a genomic segment contains:
- the LOC121049641 gene encoding uncharacterized protein LOC121049641 produces the protein MSIMSSLFFTLLCFSSMHANSEARYIGLGRSHRGFRALFPHSDKGQFLVVEKLRLGIDWSTKGSVLVKQDDDLAGEQKGNHGRVVSSSSSSSTTTTTTKGKLEYAGSEIFESSSSTSAHMGLHKDKATTTVTKESRRRGLYAKERQTNKVEDDDDGVVLDDYKPPHQTPPIHNRRT, from the exons ATGTCCATCATgtcttctcttttcttcacCCTTCTGTGTTTTTCTTCCATGCATGCAAATTCTGAGGCTCGCTATATTGGACTTGGCCGCAGCCATAGGGGTTTTCGAGCGCTGTTCCCTCATTCGGACAAG GGTCAGTTTCTAGTTGTGGAAAAGTTGAGGCTTGGAATAGATTGGAGTACGAAAGGGTCGGTACTAGTTAAGCAGGATGATGATCTAGCTGGTGAGCAGAAGGGTAATCATGGTAGAGTTGTCAGTAGTAGTAGCAGTAgtagtactactactactactactaaaG GGAAATTGGAATACGCAGGAAGTGAGATTTTTGAGTCTTCTAGTTCTACTTCTGCTCACATGGGTTTGCATAAAGATAAAGCAACAACTACTGTCACTAAG GAATCAAGAAGGAGAGGGCTATATGCTAAAGAAAGACAGACTAACAAagtagaagatgatgatgatggtgtggTGCTTGACGATTATAAGCCACCACATCAGACACCTCCCATTCACAACAGAAGAACTTGA